The genomic interval tctcaacatcctcatatgaccctcagattcttttattgcaccgttcaagtatcctttgatatagtctgatgaaggggaaggagatgatgaagttgatgttTCTGAGCATAGGGACCTAGGTGGAGTCTGGTAAGTATCACAACTTGGGCTTGAACTTGATATCCATTCaaacattccacaacctttgttttcaacctataaagcaaatataatcattttataagaatacaagaaaataaacattcaaatcttaaacatctgaaaaaaagtttacaaaattaaattaaacaaaaaatttaagaaattcatacCCCAGTTGATTGTGGACAGCACCAAAAATATCGACCATAATTTGCACTTGTTTTCGCAGTTCTGACCTTACACTGACCGTTCCCACAGTCACACATCTTAAGATGGtcaacccacatgaagaagtggcaattcattgaacatttaaaaaatttccttccaacatgtGACCCTGACTTAGAAGTGAAAACTGAGCAACCTTTCCCACAGTAATCACACTTTGCAATATCACAAGCGGATATATTCGATGTCATCTGTAagttaacacaaacattttcaatagt from Macadamia integrifolia cultivar HAES 741 unplaced genomic scaffold, SCU_Mint_v3 scaffold1370, whole genome shotgun sequence carries:
- the LOC122063583 gene encoding uncharacterized protein LOC122063583 → MTSNISACDIAKCDYCGKGCSVFTSKSGSHVGRKFFKCSMNCHFFMWVDHLKMCDCGNGQCKVRTAKTSANYGRYFWCCPQSTGVENKGCGMFEWISSSSPSCDTYQTPPRSLCSETSTSSSPSPSSDYIKGYLNGAIKESEGHMRMLRDVLDVVKKLDLNKNV